The genome window GCATAGAACTGCACCCCACCGTCGTCTACATGCCTGACTTCATAAGAGACACGGCCTCTATCGTGCTCCCCGACATCATTAAAAAAGGCATATCCTTCGAGATACGACAGAACGACCTCACCGCGCTTTACATGCGCGTCGACACCACCTACATACAGCAGGTGCTCGTCAACCTCCTTTCAAACGCTATAAAATTCACACCGCAGGGAGGCCGTATAGAGCTTATAATAGAAAACCTGTCGGAAAAGGAACACCGCGTCATAAACCGCATCACAGTAAAAGACACTGGGATAGGCATCAGCGAAGAATTTCTTCCGAAGGTCTTCCTGCCCTTCGAGCAGGAAGATTCTACAAACGACGACGGGCGTATGGGTACAGGGCTGGGGCTTTCAATAGTAAAGAATATTGTTGAGAGAATGGACGGCGAGGTTTACGTGCGCAGCAAAAAAGGCGAAGGCACCACTTTCGTCGTAGAGTGGACGCTTGACTCCGTACCGCAGGAGGAATATGCTCCAAAAGAAGACCCGAAAGCCGGCGTACAGGGCGACATCAACGGCAGGCGCGTGCTGCTTTGCGAAGACCATCCGCTGAACAGGGCGATCGCGGCAAAGCTGCTGGAAAAAAAGGGCGTCGTCGTCGAATTTGCCGAAAACGGCAAAATAGCCGTAGAAAAATTCACCAGCCGCCCAGCCGGATATTACGACGCCATCCTGATGGATATACGGATGCCGGTCATGGACGGCCTTGAAGCGGCGCAGGCCATCCGCGCGCAGGAAAGGCACGATTCTCAGACCGTGCCGATAATCGCAATCACGGCCAACGCCTTCGAGGAAGACAGGCGCAAGAGCATAGCCTGCGGTATGAACGCACACCTGGCAAAACCCATAGAGCCTCAAAAGCTCTACGAGACGCTGGCCCGGCTGCTCGGATGACCGTTGCCGCCTAATTTATACAAAGCGCCGCGCTAAACCAAACGCTTCATACTAAGCCTATTTATAAAAAAGGATTGATAGGACATGGAAATAAAAATGCATATCTTGATTGTCGCCACTTTTATCGTTTCGTTTCTCGCAGCCGCGTTATGCCAATGGCAGATCAGCGTCATCCACTGGCTGGTCGTCTGCGTTTCCGGGCTTGCCTCAATTTTGTCGCTTGCGATACTTGTGATAGAAAGAAAGAACAAGAGCAACTAAAGAGGCGCCGCCTCGAATATAGGAAGAGAAAAGGAGCCGGAGAAAAATTTTCTCTGGCTCCTGTATTTTCGTAAAATGGCGGAGAGGATGGGATTTGAACCCATGGAAGAGTTTGACCCCTTCACTCACTTTCCAGGCGAGCTCCTTCGACCGCTCAGACACCTCTCCGCGTAACCGACGTGGAGCATTATAACCTATCGCGCCGACTATGTCAAAAAATGATTCATTTTGGGAGGCATTATTACGGCATTATTTTAGTTCAGAAAAAACGCCTTTAACAAGCGCTACAAAAACAACAAGCGCTCCGGTTATAAGGTAGAGGTCGGCAAGATTGACGGCAAGTCCGCTCGGGAAAAATCCACTAAAGAACTGGCCGTTCAAAAAAGGCAGCGGCATCCAGTCTACAACGTGGCAATAAATAATCCTGTCCGCCAAGTTGCCAACGGCGCCCGCAAGCATCGCAGCCACTCCGGCAAGAAGCGGCATCGGACGCCGGCGCATTGTAAAGATCATAAATAAAAGAAATATCGCGGCGGCTAAATTCAAAAATATGAGCAAGCGCGGCTCAGAACCGGTCAGCATACCAAAAGAGACACCGCTGTTGCGGCTCACCCGCGCAAAGAAAGAGATGGCGGCAAGCTTTGTAATGCGGTCAGCCGCAACAAGCGCACAAAAAAAACAAAAGAGCGAAAGTAGTTTTTTATTTTTTATCCACTCTGCCACGTGCGCGACCATGAACGCCTCTTCCCTTCCAGCAGCCACAAATGCGCCGCACAATGCGCGCTCGGCGCCCAAGTCGAAAAGGCCAGCAAAAGTTGACTTTCGCATAGCCTTTGCGTATTCTTTAAAGGAGGATGAGCCAGCCTCTAAAGACAAGAAAACACCTCAACGAGGTGTCCGTGTGCAATAATATGGCGTGCCTGTGGGGATTTGAACCCCAGACTTCTACCTCCGGAGGGTAGCGCTCTATCCGCTGAGCTACAGGCACATTTAACAACGTTAAGTAGTATAACATATCCAGAGAGGAGCCGCCACATGGATGATATTTTTTATATGCGGGAGGCGCTGGCAGAGGCGCGCGCCGCCGCCGCGTGCGGCGAGATCCCTATAGGCGCCGTCGTTGTGAAGGACGGCGAAATAATCGGCCGCGGCCATAACACAAGAAAGCTAGACAACGCCCCATTGGGGCACGCGGAGCTTGCCGCGCTGTCACAGGCCGCAGAGCGACTGAACAACTGGCGCTTTGACGGATGTTCCATATATGTAACGCTGGAGCCGTGCATCATGTGTTCCGGCGCGCTTATGCAGTGCCGCGTATCGCGCGTCGTATTCGGCGCGAAAGACCCAAAGGGCGGCGGCTGCGGCTCGCTCTACTGCATACCAAAAGACAGCAGGATCTATCACAGGCCGGAGTTGTCGGCTGGGATATTAAAAGAAGAATGCGCGGCGCTGCTGAGCGATTTTTTTATCAAAAAGCGCACGGAGAGAGCATCGCGAAATTCCGAGTGATATCTATTTTTAAATCATTGAAAGAGACGCGCAATGAGAGTAAACTTAAAATGGATTCACTAGAGGGGGATTTTTATGAGACTTGTAACGCGTTCTGATTTTGACGGACTTGCCTGCGGGGCGCTGCTTAAAGAGAGTGGAATAATAGATAACTGGATGTTTTCACATCCAAAAGATCTTCAGGACGGACTTGTCGACGTGACCTGCGACGACTGCCTTGCCAACGTTCCGTATGTGCCGGGCTGCGGGCTTTGGTTCGACCATCATTCAAGCGAGAGCGAACGTCTTGAATTAAACGGCAGATACAAGGGCGAGAGCAGAACTGCGCCATCCTGCGCCAGAATAATTTACGACTATTACGGCGGCGCAGAACGTTTCGCCCATTACGACGCAATGATGGCGGCCGTCGACAAAGTGGACTCAGGCGCTCTTTCCGTGGACGAGGTGCTGCACCCGTCTGGATGGATACTCCTTGGTTTCATAATGGATCCGCGTACGGGATTGGGACGCTGGAGAAATTTTACTATCTCAAACTATCAGCTCATGGAAAAGCTGCTGGACTGCTGCAGCTCAATGGATATAGACGAAATAATGGAGCTGCCGGACGTCAGGGAGCGCATAGAGGTATATTTTGAACAGAGCGGCAAATTTGACGCGATGATAAAAAAATATACGAGGACTGACGGGGAGCTTATCATAAGCGACCTGCGCGGGGTGGACCCCATCTATTCGGGCAACAGATTTTACATATACAGCCTCTACCCGAAGCAGAATATATCCATGTGGATAGTGAGCGGAAAGGGCGGCAAAGGATGCAGCTGCGCGGTCGGCTATTCCGTGCTTAACAGAAGCTCTTCCGTGGACGTTGGAAAGCTTATGCTGAAATACGGCGGAGGCGGCCATAAAGCGGTAGGGACGTGCCAGTTCACAGACGAATGTATGGACGAAAATATAAAACTGCTCATCGGCGAGATCACAGGCAAAAAATAAATCAGGCGCGTTGCCGCGTATCGTCACATTTTGCGCATGGCAAGCTATATCAAACGGGACGGCCAAAAGGCCGTCCCGTTTGATATATTTCGTATGTGAGGCGCCAGTTAGTTCTTTCTGGCCGCCACCGCGTCTGCCATCAGCTTGTAGCCTTCGTCAAACGCTCTTTCGTTGAGTTCTTCAGTTCCCTTCGGGACGCGGGCGAGGATGGCGTCTTTTACAGCCTGGGGCTGTGTGAGACCCTTGTCCTCAAGAACCTTTGCCGCTGTTCCGAGCGCCACCATGTTGACAACGATCTCGCGGCCAAGCTTCTCGCGCGCCGTCTTTACGATGGGCAGAAGATATATCTCAGCGTCGAGCTTCGGGGGCTCTGTCACGAAGAAGTCGTCAAGAATGACTGTCGCGCCCTTGGCTGTGTCATGGCTGTATGTGTCGCAGGCCTTCTGTGTCAGGATGACCTGGAGGTTCGGGTGCGCGGCCTTCGGGTAGTCTATTTCGTCGCGGTCATAGACAACTTCCGACTTCGATGCGCCGCCGCGCGCTTCCGGCCCGTAAGCCTGGCTCTGTACTGAATTGAGGCCCTCTGTGCGGAGTGCTGCGGCCTCACCCAGGATCACTGCGGCGAGGATGACTCCCTGTCCGCCGGATCCAGCAACGCGAATTTCAAAACGATCGCTCATGATCCGTTCCTCCTATGCCTGCGCCTGTGCGCGTTCAATGACGTCGTTGTAGCGGTCAGTGTATTCGCGGGCGTTTTCTATGTTGACAAATTCGCCAACAACGATCTTGCCTTCAAGCTCCTCGGGGGTCATCTTGTCGGCCTGAGCCTTAAGGACTGTGTGCTCCTTAAGGAACTTGATGTTGTCTGTCGGGCGGCTGCGCTTGTTTTTGCGTCCAAACTGCGTGTGGCAGAAGGAGATGATCTCAACGAGCGCAAATCCCTTTTTCTGATGTTCGATGGCCTTTTTGAGTATCTGCTCGCACATGATGGGGTTGGCTACCGTTGCGCGCGCTACGAATGTTGCGCCTGCGCCTGCTGCCAGCTTGCAGATGTCAAATGTCGGGTCGATCGAACCATAGGGCGCTGTGGCTGCGAAGGCGCCTTCCGGCGTCGTCGGCGAAGCCTGTCCGCCGGTCATTCCGTAGATGTTGTTGTTCATGAGGACCGCTGTGATGCCTATGTTGCGGCGGCAGGCGTGGATGAAGTGGTTTCCGCCGATAGCGGTACCGTCGCCGTCGCCCATGACGTTGACGATCGTCAGTTCGGGGTTGGCCAGCTTAACGCCGGTCGCAAAGGCGAGTGAGCGTCCGTGCGCCGTGTGGAGCGTGCAGGCGTCGATATAGCCGGGCATACGGCTTGAGCAGCCGATACCTGATGAGATGCAGACCTTATCCTGTGGGATGTTGAGGTCTGAAATGGCGCGGAGGATGGAGTGCATGATGATTCCGTGTCCGCAGCCGGGGCACCAGATATGAGGCATAAACTTAGTGCGCAGGAGTTTCTTTACATCTTCGCGTGGCATAATTACGCCACCTCCTTGATGAAGGACATTATCTCAGCCGGCTTGTAGAGTTCGCCGTTGATGAGGTTCTTGCGATGTACTTCGCAGTTGCCCTTGACGGCTCTTTCTACTTCAAGCACCATCTGGCCCGCGTTGAGCTCGGGGACGATGATGTGCTTGACTCTCTTGGAGATCTCGGCGATTTCTTTATCCGGGAAGGGCCACAGTGTGATGGGACGGAAATGTCCGACCTTCACGCCCTGCTCGCGCAGTTCGCGGATTGCGCGAAGCGATGAGCGGGAGACTGAGCCGTAGGAAATGACGACTATTTCAGCGTCTTCCATGAAATCTTCTCTATATTCGACTATCTCGTCGCGGAAACGCTCAACCTTGCGGATGATGCGGTTTGCCTTGAGGTCGATGTCGGGCGCGTCGTTTGTCGGGAAGCCCCACTCTGTTGTGGTAAGGCCCGTGACATGCCAGCGATAGCCGTCGCCGAAGGCAGGCATCGGCGGTACATCGTCGGCGTCCGCGCGGTAAGGCACGAACTCTTCAGGCGATACTGTCGGCTTCTTGCGGTCGATTACTTCAAATGAACCGGCTTCGGGAATAGTGATTTTTTCACGCATATGTCCGATGACTTCGTCGGCCATTACGAGAACGGGCTGACGGAAGCGTTCCGCCATGTTGAAGGCTTTGATCGTGAGCGAATAGCACTCGGGGATCGAGCAGGGAGCGTAGGCGATCGTTGCGTGGTCGCCGTGGGTTCCCCATTTGGCCTGCATGACGTCGGCCTGGGAGACCTTTGTCGGGAGTCCCGTTGAAGGGCCGCCGCGCTGGATGTCGGCAAGCACCATCGGGATCTCGGCGATGTAGCCGTAGCCCAGAAGTTCCTGTTTCAGGGAGATACCAGGGCCTGAGCTTGCCGTCATAGCCTTTTTGCCGGCTATCGACGCGCCGAGCGTCGCCGCTATTCCGCCGATCTCGTCTTCCATCTGGACGAATTTTCCGCCCAGCTTGGGGAGCTCTTCGGACATAACTTCCATTACTTCAGTCGAGGGAGTTATAGGATAACCGCCGAAGAACCTGCAGCCCGCGGCGATAGCACCCATAGCTATGGCCTTATTACCCTGCCAAAACTCGTTCTGGGCCATAATTATTCACACTCCTTAACAGTTACTGCAAGATCCGGGCAGATATTCTCGCACTGGCGGCAGCCAATGCAGTCCTCCGGACGAACAGCTTCGCACTTAACGTGTTCGTTAAGCTCAAGAACCTTCTTGGGGCACATAGCGATACAGAGGCCACATCCTTTGCACCATTTCTCAACTATTTCGATGTTGAACTTCTTCGCCAAAAGACCCACCATCCTTCCACACATCTCATCAATTTTTGTTTGTCAACCACAAATACAAAAGTGGCGATTGGCATAACTATTGGTATTATGTCAAAGGTTGCCTATTTATTCAAGGAAAAGATTAAATTCTATATATTCCGACTATTTAAGAATTAGTAGAAGGCCCGATGTCTGGCGCCCGTAAGTATGTGCCGCGCAGTTCTTTGGGCGCAATAGCGCGGCCGCCGAATTTTTCCCCCATCAGCGCACAGTCTCCGCCCGAGGCACTCTCTTTAGTTATCCTTTCGTTCGGCAAAGCCATATAAAAGTCATAGGCCGCCATGTCGGGAGAGACGAGAGAGGCGTCAGGGTATTCTTTTAAAACGCAGGCGAAATCGGCAGCGCTGACGAAACGCTGCGCCATGATCGGATAAAGCCCCTCGTCTGCGCGTCTGTAGACCGCGGCGTAAAGGCGTCCCACGCTTGCCTTAAAAAATGGCGCGATTATCTGATGCGTATCTCTAAGTCCCCACGCGTATATCTCAAGCGAGGAAAGTGGAACGGCCAATATGCCAAGCGCCTCCGCCAATGCCGCGCCGTACGCTACGCCGGCCCTGATGCCGGTGTAGTATCCCGGGCCAGTCCCAGCGGCTATCAGCCGCAGGTCTTTGAGTTTCAGGCCGTTTGCCGAAAGAAGCTCCTGCACTATTTGCGGCAGCTTTTCCGTCTGCCGTCTGCCCAGTTCCAAGTTTTCTTCCGCAATCACGGCGCCGCCGTCAGCCACGCCGACGTTCGTCCATCTGCCCGCGCAGTTTATGCCAAGCGTCAGCATCCGCACTCCCCCATTTCCGCGCCGGCTTTGCTTTCTGAAAGCAGCCGCAGCGCGGCTTTAGATTTTTTTCCTTCGGCTTTTAAAATTATTTCTCTTTTTTCATCAAACCCGGGCATTTTTTGGATATCTATTATTATCATCTCTTCCGCCTCCGGCTCGCGCCAACGTTCCGCCCACTCCACGAGCGCCGTGAAGCCGTCTTCGAGGTACTCCTCTATTCCAAGCGTATCAGCTTCGGAGGACCGTTCCAGCCTGTAGAGGTCGGCGTGCAGCATTGGGAGCGGGCCGTCATACTCGCTCATTATAATGAAACTGGGGCTCTTGACGCGCGAATACCCAAGGGCCGCTCCGAAGCCCTGTGTAAACTTCGTTTTACCGACGCCAAGCGTACCGTTCAAAAGTACGAGCAGCCCAGGAAAGGCAAGAGCGCCTAGTCTGCGCCCAAGTTCGTAGGTTTCTTCTGGGCAGTTTGTGGCAACGCTTAGCGTTTTATCTGAGTGAATATGGAATTTCATCAGCTATCTCCGCCGCAAGCGCGCCGCGCGCGCCGTATTTTTGAAAAAGTCTTTCGCCGGCTGTGCCGTGCGCAAGAGCCGCGGCACATGCCGCCTCCGCCGGGGCCATCCCCGCCGCCATAAAGGCGCCTGCGACGCCGGTCAGTACGTCGCCAGAACCGGGCACGGCAAGCGCGGGAGAGCCGGCGCATACGGCACGCACTAGCCCTTCCGAGGCTATTAGCGTGCGGCGGCCCTTTAAAAGCGCGGCTCCTGCCATAACGGCCAGACGACGTGCGGAGTCAAGGCGCGACGCCTCCACTTCGTCCGGCGTCGTTTGAAGGATGCGCGCGGCCTCTCCGCCGTGGGGCGTAATGAGCGCGTCGCGGTGCGGCGCGAGGTTTTTGCCGCCTTCCGCAAAGAAAAAGAGCATGTCCGCGTCCAACAAAAGCGGCTTTTTCCACTCGTTCCAGAGCCATGAAAATATTTCACCGCACTCCGCGCCGCGTCCACAGCCGGGGCCGGCGGCCGCAGCAGTGCATATTAAGGAGAGTTCTTCAAAGATTTTTATCGCCTCTTGCGCGTTGATTTTTCCATCTGTAGTAGGAAGCGCCACTACTATCGCTTCGGGCAGTTCTGATACTGCAAACGGAGCTATGAAGTCTGGTACGGCTAAGTAAACTATCCCGGCTCCCGCGCGAAGCGCACCGCGTGCGGTAAGCAGCGGCGCTCCTTTATATTTTTCGCTTCCCGAAAAAATCAAAAGCGAACCGCGGCGTGTTTTATGGACGTCCTGCGGCACCTCCGGCAGCATCACGCGCAGGTCCGACGGGAAGTATGCGCGCAGCTCCGGCGACGCAGGCAGCACCTTGTCTTGGGGAACGCCGATATGCGCGGTGATTATCCGTCCGCACATCTGCGCTGCCGGAAAAAGCGCCATGCCGGTC of Cloacibacillus sp. contains these proteins:
- a CDS encoding signal peptidase II; the encoded protein is MAAGREEAFMVAHVAEWIKNKKLLSLFCFFCALVAADRITKLAAISFFARVSRNSGVSFGMLTGSEPRLLIFLNLAAAIFLLFMIFTMRRRPMPLLAGVAAMLAGAVGNLADRIIYCHVVDWMPLPFLNGQFFSGFFPSGLAVNLADLYLITGALVVFVALVKGVFSELK
- the tadA gene encoding tRNA adenosine(34) deaminase TadA encodes the protein MDDIFYMREALAEARAAAACGEIPIGAVVVKDGEIIGRGHNTRKLDNAPLGHAELAALSQAAERLNNWRFDGCSIYVTLEPCIMCSGALMQCRVSRVVFGAKDPKGGGCGSLYCIPKDSRIYHRPELSAGILKEECAALLSDFFIKKRTERASRNSE
- a CDS encoding exopolyphosphatase, encoding MRLVTRSDFDGLACGALLKESGIIDNWMFSHPKDLQDGLVDVTCDDCLANVPYVPGCGLWFDHHSSESERLELNGRYKGESRTAPSCARIIYDYYGGAERFAHYDAMMAAVDKVDSGALSVDEVLHPSGWILLGFIMDPRTGLGRWRNFTISNYQLMEKLLDCCSSMDIDEIMELPDVRERIEVYFEQSGKFDAMIKKYTRTDGELIISDLRGVDPIYSGNRFYIYSLYPKQNISMWIVSGKGGKGCSCAVGYSVLNRSSSVDVGKLMLKYGGGGHKAVGTCQFTDECMDENIKLLIGEITGKK
- a CDS encoding 2-oxoacid:acceptor oxidoreductase family protein, with translation MSDRFEIRVAGSGGQGVILAAVILGEAAALRTEGLNSVQSQAYGPEARGGASKSEVVYDRDEIDYPKAAHPNLQVILTQKACDTYSHDTAKGATVILDDFFVTEPPKLDAEIYLLPIVKTAREKLGREIVVNMVALGTAAKVLEDKGLTQPQAVKDAILARVPKGTEELNERAFDEGYKLMADAVAARKN
- a CDS encoding thiamine pyrophosphate-dependent enzyme, giving the protein MPREDVKKLLRTKFMPHIWCPGCGHGIIMHSILRAISDLNIPQDKVCISSGIGCSSRMPGYIDACTLHTAHGRSLAFATGVKLANPELTIVNVMGDGDGTAIGGNHFIHACRRNIGITAVLMNNNIYGMTGGQASPTTPEGAFAATAPYGSIDPTFDICKLAAGAGATFVARATVANPIMCEQILKKAIEHQKKGFALVEIISFCHTQFGRKNKRSRPTDNIKFLKEHTVLKAQADKMTPEELEGKIVVGEFVNIENAREYTDRYNDVIERAQAQA
- a CDS encoding 2-oxoacid:acceptor oxidoreductase subunit alpha codes for the protein MAQNEFWQGNKAIAMGAIAAGCRFFGGYPITPSTEVMEVMSEELPKLGGKFVQMEDEIGGIAATLGASIAGKKAMTASSGPGISLKQELLGYGYIAEIPMVLADIQRGGPSTGLPTKVSQADVMQAKWGTHGDHATIAYAPCSIPECYSLTIKAFNMAERFRQPVLVMADEVIGHMREKITIPEAGSFEVIDRKKPTVSPEEFVPYRADADDVPPMPAFGDGYRWHVTGLTTTEWGFPTNDAPDIDLKANRIIRKVERFRDEIVEYREDFMEDAEIVVISYGSVSRSSLRAIRELREQGVKVGHFRPITLWPFPDKEIAEISKRVKHIIVPELNAGQMVLEVERAVKGNCEVHRKNLINGELYKPAEIMSFIKEVA
- a CDS encoding 4Fe-4S binding protein codes for the protein MAKKFNIEIVEKWCKGCGLCIAMCPKKVLELNEHVKCEAVRPEDCIGCRQCENICPDLAVTVKECE
- the tsaB gene encoding tRNA (adenosine(37)-N6)-threonylcarbamoyltransferase complex dimerization subunit type 1 TsaB — its product is MLTLGINCAGRWTNVGVADGGAVIAEENLELGRRQTEKLPQIVQELLSANGLKLKDLRLIAAGTGPGYYTGIRAGVAYGAALAEALGILAVPLSSLEIYAWGLRDTHQIIAPFFKASVGRLYAAVYRRADEGLYPIMAQRFVSAADFACVLKEYPDASLVSPDMAAYDFYMALPNERITKESASGGDCALMGEKFGGRAIAPKELRGTYLRAPDIGPSTNS
- the tsaE gene encoding tRNA (adenosine(37)-N6)-threonylcarbamoyltransferase complex ATPase subunit type 1 TsaE encodes the protein MKFHIHSDKTLSVATNCPEETYELGRRLGALAFPGLLVLLNGTLGVGKTKFTQGFGAALGYSRVKSPSFIIMSEYDGPLPMLHADLYRLERSSEADTLGIEEYLEDGFTALVEWAERWREPEAEEMIIIDIQKMPGFDEKREIILKAEGKKSKAALRLLSESKAGAEMGECGC
- a CDS encoding NAD(P)H-hydrate dehydratase; translated protein: MENFYRPEDIRQADVTASLEYGVPSILLMENAARGAVCEAVKIAKDSDKFVLLAGCGNNGGDAFAAARLLAICGKEAVVIKTDGDEKYKNDAAVNLGLLRRFAMPSVKIFDSERLEDAKIAELYAGAGCVVDGLLGTGTRGAPRKEAARLIGLLKGRAGVLALDIPSGIDPATGELYQPCVRAEATVTFLAAKTGMALFPAAQMCGRIITAHIGVPQDKVLPASPELRAYFPSDLRVMLPEVPQDVHKTRRGSLLIFSGSEKYKGAPLLTARGALRAGAGIVYLAVPDFIAPFAVSELPEAIVVALPTTDGKINAQEAIKIFEELSLICTAAAAGPGCGRGAECGEIFSWLWNEWKKPLLLDADMLFFFAEGGKNLAPHRDALITPHGGEAARILQTTPDEVEASRLDSARRLAVMAGAALLKGRRTLIASEGLVRAVCAGSPALAVPGSGDVLTGVAGAFMAAGMAPAEAACAAALAHGTAGERLFQKYGARGALAAEIADEIPYSLR